Proteins encoded in a region of the Benincasa hispida cultivar B227 chromosome 2, ASM972705v1, whole genome shotgun sequence genome:
- the LOC120071041 gene encoding aspartic proteinase CDR1-like isoform X1 produces the protein MVILLVSQYHLLPSLTLAFYLSTAIISSMAFTTKPSRLATKLIHRNSYLHPLYDPTETIEDRSKREETSSIERFAYLESKIKELKSVGNEARSSLIPFNQGSGFLVNLSIGSPPVTQLVVADTGSSLLWVQCLPCIDCFRQSNSWFDPLKSTSFKILGCGFAGYNYISGYRCNGFNQAEYKLRYLGGDTSQGVLAKESLLFETLDEGKIKKTNLTFGCGHMNSKTNNDDTYNGVFGLGAYPYITMATQLGNKFSYCIGDINNPVYTHNHLVLGEGSYIEGDSTPLQIHFGHYYVTLQGISVGSKRLKIDPKAFQMTWDGRGGVLIDSGMTYTKLANGGFELLYDEILDLMTGLLERIPTERKFEGLCFKGVVSRDLIGFPTVTFHFAGGADLVLESGSLFRQHGGDRFCLAILPSNSEMLNLSVIGILAQQNYNVAFDLEQMKVFFRRIDCQLLDE, from the exons ATGGTAATTCTGTTAGTTTCTCAATATCATCTTTTACCTTCCCTGACCTTGGCATTTTATTTGTCAACAGCCATAATCTCGTCCATGGCGTTCACGACAAAGCCTTCACGTTTGGCTACCAAGCTGATCCACCGCAACTCGTATCTACATCCACTCTATGACCCAACTGAGACAATTGAGGATCGATCAAAGAGAGAGGAGACAAGCTCAATCGAACGCTTTGCTTATCTTGAGTCAAAGATTAAAGAATTGAAGTCTGTTGGTAATGAGGCTCGATCAAGTCTCATCCCTTTCAATCAAGGTAGCGGGTTTCTTGTTAATTTGTCGATCGGTTCGCCACCCGTGACACAGCTCGTAGTGGCTGACACTGGTAGCTCCCTCCTGTGGGTGCAATGTTTGCCTTGTATCGACTGTTTTAGGCAATCGAACTCATGGTTTGATCCTTTAAAATCAACAAGCTTCAAAATATTGGGTTGTGGGTTTGCTGGGTATAACTACATTAGTGGTTACAGATGCAATGGTTTTAATCAAGCCGAGTATAAGTTGAGGTACCTTGGTGGGGATACCTCTCAAGGAGTTCTCGCTAAGGAATCACTTCTCTTTGAGACACTTGATGAAG gtaaaataaaaaagaccAATTTAACATTTGGGTGTGGTCATATGAACTCCAAAACCAACAATGACGATACCTACAATGGCGTATTTGGACTTGGCGCATATCCTTACATAACAATGGCCACTCAGTTAGGCAACAAATTTTCCTATTGCATTGGCGATATCAACAATCCTGTCTACACTCACAATCACCTCGTCTTAGGGGAAGGATCTTACATTGAAGGCGATTCCACCCCTCTTCAGATTCACTTCGGCCATTATTATGTCACTTTACAAGGCATCAGTGTTGGCTCAAAGAGGCTcaaaattgacccaaaagctttTCAAATGACTTGGGATGGTAGGGGCGGAGTTCTAATCGACTCTGGAATGACTTACACTAAGCTTGCTAATGGTGGGTTTGAATTACTTTATGATGAGATTCTTGATTTGATGACGGGCTTATTGGAACGAATCCCAACTGAGAGGAAATTTGAAGGGCTTTGTTTTAAGGGAGTTGTGAGTCGAGATCTGATTGGGTTTCCGACGGTGACGTTTCATTTCGCCGGCGGGGCTGATTTGGTGTTGGAATCGGGAAGTTTGTTCCGGCAGCATGGTGGGGATCGGTTCTGTTTGGCTATCTTGCCGAGTAATTctgagatgttgaatctttcTGTGATTGGGATTTTAGCTCAACAGAACTATAATGTGGCTTTTGATCTTGAACAAATGAAAGTGTTCTTCCGGAGGATTGATTGTCAACTTCTTGATGAGTAA
- the LOC120071041 gene encoding probable aspartic protease At2g35615 isoform X2, translated as MAFTTKPSRLATKLIHRNSYLHPLYDPTETIEDRSKREETSSIERFAYLESKIKELKSVGNEARSSLIPFNQGSGFLVNLSIGSPPVTQLVVADTGSSLLWVQCLPCIDCFRQSNSWFDPLKSTSFKILGCGFAGYNYISGYRCNGFNQAEYKLRYLGGDTSQGVLAKESLLFETLDEGKIKKTNLTFGCGHMNSKTNNDDTYNGVFGLGAYPYITMATQLGNKFSYCIGDINNPVYTHNHLVLGEGSYIEGDSTPLQIHFGHYYVTLQGISVGSKRLKIDPKAFQMTWDGRGGVLIDSGMTYTKLANGGFELLYDEILDLMTGLLERIPTERKFEGLCFKGVVSRDLIGFPTVTFHFAGGADLVLESGSLFRQHGGDRFCLAILPSNSEMLNLSVIGILAQQNYNVAFDLEQMKVFFRRIDCQLLDE; from the exons ATGGCGTTCACGACAAAGCCTTCACGTTTGGCTACCAAGCTGATCCACCGCAACTCGTATCTACATCCACTCTATGACCCAACTGAGACAATTGAGGATCGATCAAAGAGAGAGGAGACAAGCTCAATCGAACGCTTTGCTTATCTTGAGTCAAAGATTAAAGAATTGAAGTCTGTTGGTAATGAGGCTCGATCAAGTCTCATCCCTTTCAATCAAGGTAGCGGGTTTCTTGTTAATTTGTCGATCGGTTCGCCACCCGTGACACAGCTCGTAGTGGCTGACACTGGTAGCTCCCTCCTGTGGGTGCAATGTTTGCCTTGTATCGACTGTTTTAGGCAATCGAACTCATGGTTTGATCCTTTAAAATCAACAAGCTTCAAAATATTGGGTTGTGGGTTTGCTGGGTATAACTACATTAGTGGTTACAGATGCAATGGTTTTAATCAAGCCGAGTATAAGTTGAGGTACCTTGGTGGGGATACCTCTCAAGGAGTTCTCGCTAAGGAATCACTTCTCTTTGAGACACTTGATGAAG gtaaaataaaaaagaccAATTTAACATTTGGGTGTGGTCATATGAACTCCAAAACCAACAATGACGATACCTACAATGGCGTATTTGGACTTGGCGCATATCCTTACATAACAATGGCCACTCAGTTAGGCAACAAATTTTCCTATTGCATTGGCGATATCAACAATCCTGTCTACACTCACAATCACCTCGTCTTAGGGGAAGGATCTTACATTGAAGGCGATTCCACCCCTCTTCAGATTCACTTCGGCCATTATTATGTCACTTTACAAGGCATCAGTGTTGGCTCAAAGAGGCTcaaaattgacccaaaagctttTCAAATGACTTGGGATGGTAGGGGCGGAGTTCTAATCGACTCTGGAATGACTTACACTAAGCTTGCTAATGGTGGGTTTGAATTACTTTATGATGAGATTCTTGATTTGATGACGGGCTTATTGGAACGAATCCCAACTGAGAGGAAATTTGAAGGGCTTTGTTTTAAGGGAGTTGTGAGTCGAGATCTGATTGGGTTTCCGACGGTGACGTTTCATTTCGCCGGCGGGGCTGATTTGGTGTTGGAATCGGGAAGTTTGTTCCGGCAGCATGGTGGGGATCGGTTCTGTTTGGCTATCTTGCCGAGTAATTctgagatgttgaatctttcTGTGATTGGGATTTTAGCTCAACAGAACTATAATGTGGCTTTTGATCTTGAACAAATGAAAGTGTTCTTCCGGAGGATTGATTGTCAACTTCTTGATGAGTAA
- the LOC120071042 gene encoding oxysterol-binding protein-related protein 4C-like isoform X2, with translation MGAGEDTEREVRRITLTKPVSLEAGSDVAEYRAPNLLSRILSLFKDVRPGSDLSHFKVPPQFNMPKSQLQCYGESVYCFNEDMLRKCNNGKNPIDRFVAVVAWNISTLRPLTFGISPFNPILGETHHASAGSLNVLLEQISHHPPVSALHATDEKENLEMIWCQQPIAKFYGTSVEVEVSGKRELRLSNHRETYVMNAPNLMFKFLPTPGAEWSGNIRIACQDSGLEAELRCKGLSFFGFGGNARSIKGKIFDSFSSKPLYEVNGQWDRTVTVKNIESGEVAVIYNAKENIWRLRTPTVQDSVWPSESAVVWSEVSQGIVSKDWEAAKRGKRAVEDKQREIAREMASRGETWVPKHFTFSHTKEGGWDCTPIHKSVPPSPIIVPK, from the exons ATG GGTGCGGGAGAGGACACGGAAAGGGAGGTGAGAAGAATTACTTTGACGAAACCGGTGTCTTTGGAGGCAGGATCAGATGTGGCCGAGTACAGAGCTCCTAACTTACTCAGTCGCATCCTAAGTCTCTTCAAGGATGTACGGCCAGGATCGGATCTCTCCCACTTCaag GTGCCCCCACAATTCAACATGCCAAAATCACAACTTCAATGTTATGGTGAATCTGTGTATTGCTTCAATGAAGACATGTTAAGGAAGTGCAACAATGGGAAGAACCCAATAGACAGATTTGTGGCTGTGGTAGCATGGAATATTTCTACTCTTCGTCCTTTAACTTTTGGCATTTCTCCTTTCAACCCAATTCTTGGAGAGACTCATCATGCTTCTGCAGGCTCCCTAAATGTTCTACTTGAACAG ATTTCACATCATCCACCAGTGAGTGCCCTCCATGCTACTGATGAAAAGGAAAATCTGGAAATGATATGGTGTCAGCAGCCTATTGCCAAATTCTATG GTACATCTGTGGAGGTGGAAGTAAGTGGGAAGAGAGAGCTGAGACTTTCAAATCATAGAGAAACTTATGTCATGAATGCCCCAAATTTAATGTTCAAATTCCTTCCAACGCCTGGGGCTGAATGGAGTGGTAATATCAGAATTGCATGCCAAGACAGTGGTCTTGAAGCCGAGTTACGTTGTAAAGGCCTTTCTTTCTTTGGTTTTGGAGGGAATGCTAGATCAATCAAAGGAAAGATTTTTGATAGCTTCTCATCAAAGCCTCTTTACGAGGTCAATGGTCAATGGGACAG AACTGTCACGGTGAAGAACATAGAGAGCGGTGAAGTTGCAGTCATATACAACgcaaaagaaaacatttggaggCTGAGAACTCCTACAGTTCAAGAC AGTGTTTGGCCAAGTGAATCAGCAGTGGTATGGAGTGAGGTGAGCCAAGGCATTGTGAGTAAGGACTGGGAGGCAGCAAAAAGAGGAAAGAGAGCTGTGGAGGACAAACAAAGGGAGATTGCAAGAGAAATGGCATCCAGAGGTGAGACTTGGGTTCCTAAGCATTTTACTTTTTCTCATACTAAAGAAGGTGGCTGGGACTGCACACCTATCCACAAATCAGTCCCTCCATCCCCCATTATTGTACCCAAATAA
- the LOC120071042 gene encoding oxysterol-binding protein-related protein 4C-like isoform X1: MGAGEDTEREVRRITLTKPVSLEAGSDVAEYRAPNLLSRILSLFKDVRPGSDLSHFKVPPQFNMPKSQLQCYGESVYCFNEDMLRKCNNGKNPIDRFVAVVAWNISTLRPLTFGISPFNPILGETHHASAGSLNVLLEQISHHPPVSALHATDEKENLEMIWCQQPIAKFYGTSVEVEVSGKRELRLSNHRETYVMNAPNLMFKFLPTPGAEWSGNIRIACQDSGLEAELRCKGLSFFGFGGNARSIKGKIFDSFSSKPLYEVNGQWDRTVTVKNIESGEVAVIYNAKENIWRLRTPTVQDVRSVWPSESAVVWSEVSQGIVSKDWEAAKRGKRAVEDKQREIAREMASRGETWVPKHFTFSHTKEGGWDCTPIHKSVPPSPIIVPK, encoded by the exons ATG GGTGCGGGAGAGGACACGGAAAGGGAGGTGAGAAGAATTACTTTGACGAAACCGGTGTCTTTGGAGGCAGGATCAGATGTGGCCGAGTACAGAGCTCCTAACTTACTCAGTCGCATCCTAAGTCTCTTCAAGGATGTACGGCCAGGATCGGATCTCTCCCACTTCaag GTGCCCCCACAATTCAACATGCCAAAATCACAACTTCAATGTTATGGTGAATCTGTGTATTGCTTCAATGAAGACATGTTAAGGAAGTGCAACAATGGGAAGAACCCAATAGACAGATTTGTGGCTGTGGTAGCATGGAATATTTCTACTCTTCGTCCTTTAACTTTTGGCATTTCTCCTTTCAACCCAATTCTTGGAGAGACTCATCATGCTTCTGCAGGCTCCCTAAATGTTCTACTTGAACAG ATTTCACATCATCCACCAGTGAGTGCCCTCCATGCTACTGATGAAAAGGAAAATCTGGAAATGATATGGTGTCAGCAGCCTATTGCCAAATTCTATG GTACATCTGTGGAGGTGGAAGTAAGTGGGAAGAGAGAGCTGAGACTTTCAAATCATAGAGAAACTTATGTCATGAATGCCCCAAATTTAATGTTCAAATTCCTTCCAACGCCTGGGGCTGAATGGAGTGGTAATATCAGAATTGCATGCCAAGACAGTGGTCTTGAAGCCGAGTTACGTTGTAAAGGCCTTTCTTTCTTTGGTTTTGGAGGGAATGCTAGATCAATCAAAGGAAAGATTTTTGATAGCTTCTCATCAAAGCCTCTTTACGAGGTCAATGGTCAATGGGACAG AACTGTCACGGTGAAGAACATAGAGAGCGGTGAAGTTGCAGTCATATACAACgcaaaagaaaacatttggaggCTGAGAACTCCTACAGTTCAAGACGTAAGG AGTGTTTGGCCAAGTGAATCAGCAGTGGTATGGAGTGAGGTGAGCCAAGGCATTGTGAGTAAGGACTGGGAGGCAGCAAAAAGAGGAAAGAGAGCTGTGGAGGACAAACAAAGGGAGATTGCAAGAGAAATGGCATCCAGAGGTGAGACTTGGGTTCCTAAGCATTTTACTTTTTCTCATACTAAAGAAGGTGGCTGGGACTGCACACCTATCCACAAATCAGTCCCTCCATCCCCCATTATTGTACCCAAATAA